In one window of Zingiber officinale cultivar Zhangliang chromosome 11A, Zo_v1.1, whole genome shotgun sequence DNA:
- the LOC122031548 gene encoding uncharacterized protein LOC122031548 produces MEREGVWEFGDAEEGFVSETTSSSEFLSSVGAYVSTLGAFFAAVPFFYDCDSGLCQVYDVREELIMGELGGAEARGRQIVASGRRLQCFVRGRYTWTNNRVWKRLDRVLLSPSWGSLDFTVRLEHLSRAASDHCPLLVEFPGFQKPRASFRFQRMWVRHRDFMQTVRLNWCLPSVAQGLQRLQMKLRRLKEHLKWWNMEVFGNIHDRVLQAEESMAAAEHAYDRDPTAQSRTHRSECQAHLFRVLDMEEDFWKQRAAIRWMGEGERNTKFFHSTVQKKRAVSRIFRIWEEGQCLDQPERIRESGVRYFQELLTGETVDSTAVDTDLIPTLVSTEDNLMLAALPSAEEVKQVVWSMCQDSAAGPDGFSVAFYRACWEIVGEDVLQAVLDFFRGAELPRGMASTTIVLIPKVDSAQRWRDFRPISLCNVSYKIISKLMASVLGKVISPAQSGFVPGRLISDNILMAQELDHKLNYHIRGGNLILKLDMAKGYDRVQWGVLFRVMAAFGFSEAVIAFIRRCVTSSWFSVLVNGQLSGFFRSQRGLRQGDPISPFLFILAAELLSRGIEALFAAYPGMAYATGCDMRVSHLAYADDVVIFLNGSLDCVRRGKEFLDRYEAQSGQAINAEKSSFFPSRCISDRRRQQIAAVTGFGLGERPMLYLGVPIISGNKRTVHFAPLLVIQPPLEVLRKLEGVVASFFWSSVGHDRKVHWVAWRDICRPKQEGGLGIRRLSEVGAALSMKLWFRFREQCTQWARFLRRSYCGTVDPGVVTLRSNASPSWRRMIQTRAVAERQIGWIIGQGHLSFWHDRWMERGPLSEWCTVQGPPDVRVDRFLADGSWSQEILQRVLPSSVAEEVTEVQLRPEEEDVMLWRPTRDGRFTTRSAWEAYRTAHQREDVAIVTWSRLLLPTISVFIWRFFRRRLPVDVILQQRGVCLASRCQCCEAVESWEHLFYGSPVAGEVWGYFGHLFGVGSWRVMERWRVGTAWSSTGSVREITPILICWFLWTARNDSKHRGLRPEGQKIIRQITQYLRVGMASGIIKPRHWRGAISAAQAMGIQVRIRTLHTVSAVHWRRPDDGWFKLNTDGCSRGNPSESSYGAIVRDQSGQVVVARQGVLGEGSNIRAELMAILRGLELCVDRQLSHIWLESDSLVALHIIRSSGISWEFQEEILRIRRLVRQHGVRCTHIYREGNAAADFLANQAYQVEGERVMEGQEIVGLLLGICRMDRLGLPYIRSSCKPG; encoded by the exons ATGGAACGTGAGGGGGTCTGGGAATTTGGCGACGCAGAGGAGGGCTTTGTTTCTGAGACGACATCATCATCTGAGTTTCTTAGCAGTGTTGGAGCCTATG TTTCTACACTTGGAGCTTTCTTCGCAGCTGTTCCCTTCTTCTATGATTGTGACAGTGGTCTATGCCAAGTGTACGATGTTAGAGAGGAGCTTATTATGGGAGAGCTTGGTGGAGCTGAGGCCAGAGGGCGACAGATTGTGGCTAGTGGGAGGAGACTTCAAT GTTTTGTTAGGGGCAGGTACACATGGACGAACAACAGGGTGTGGAAGAGGTTGGATAGGGTTCTCTTGTCCCCCTCCTGGGGCAGTCTGGACTTCACAGTCAGACTGGAGCATTTGAGCAGGGCAGCTTCAGATCACTGTCCCCTACTTGTGGAGTTCCCAGGCTTCCAGAAGCCGAGGGCCTCCTTTAGATTTCAGAGGATGTGGGTGCGGCACAGGGATTTTATGCAGACGGTGAGGCTGAATTGGTGTTTACCTAGTGTGGCACAGGGACTGCAGAGGCTACAGATGAAGCTGAGGAGGCTGAAGGAGCATCTGAAGTGGTGGAACATGGAGGTGTTTGGTAACATACATGACAGGGTTTTGCAGGCTGAGGAGAGTATGGCTGCAGCTGAGCATGCATATGACAGGGACCCCACAGCGCAGAGCAGGACTCACAGGTCAGAGTGTCAGGCTCACCTATTCAGAGTGCTGGACATGGAGGAGGACTTTTGGAAGCAGAGAGCTGCTATCAGGTGGATGGGAGAGGGGGAGAGGAATACTAAGTTCTTTCACTCCACAGTGCAGAAGAAGAGGGCAGTTAGCAGAATTTTCAGAATTTGGGAGGAGGGGCAGTGCCTGGACCAGCCTGAGAGGATCAGAGAGTCAGGAGTCAGATACTTTCAGGAGCTGCTGACAGGGGAGACAGTGGATAGCACGGCTGTGGACACTGATTTGATACCTACTTTGGTCAGTACAGAGGATAATTTGATGCTTGCGGCCCTGCCATCAGCTGAGGAGGTGAAGCAGGTGGTCTGGAGCATGTGTCAGGACAGTGCAGCGGGTCCAGATGGGTTTTCAGTGGCCTTCTATAGAGCTTGCTGGGAGATTGTGGGGGAGGATGTCCTTCAGGCTGTACTGGATTTCTTTCGAGGGGCAGAGCTTCCACGGGGCATGGCGTCTACGACTATAGTGTTGATTCCCAAGGTGGACAGTGCGCAGAGGTGGCGGGATTTCAGACCCATTAGCTTGTGTAATGTGTCCTATAAGATCATCTCTAAGCTGATGGCTTCAGTGTTAGGGAAGGTTATCTCCCCAGCTCAGAGTGGCTTTGTTCCAGGGAGACTGATTTCAGACAATATCTTGATGGCCCAGGAGCTAGATCACAAGCTCAACTACCACATCAGAGGAGGGAACCTTATACTGAAGCTGGACATGGCCAAGGGGTATGACAGAGTGCAGTGGGGCGTCCTTTTCAGAGTCATGGCAGCATTTGGGTTCTCAGAGgcagtgattgcattcatcaggaGGTGTGTGACTTCTTCTTGGTTTTCGGTCCTGGTGAACGGACAGCTGTCAGGCTTCTTTAGATCACAGCGTGGCTTGAGGCAGGGTGACCCCATCTcccctttcctctttattttggcgGCGGAGCTCCTCTCCAGAGGGATAGAGGCCTTATTTGCAGCGTACCCAGGGATGGCTTATGCGACAGGATGTGATATGAGGGTGTCTCACCTGGCCTATGCGGATGATGTGGTCATTTTCCTGAATGGGTCTCTGGACTGTGTGAGGAGGGGGAAGGAATTCTTGGACAGGTACGAGGCCCAGTCAGGACAGGCGATCAATGCAGAGAAGAGCTCCTTCTTCCCTTCGAGATGTATATCAgataggaggaggcagcagataGCAGCGGTTACAGGCTTTGGTTTGGGGGAGAGGCCTATGCTTTACTTAGGGGTTCCAATCATCTCAGGGAACAAGAGGACAGTCCACTTTGCGCCATTGCTG GTGATCCAGCCTCCTTTGGAGGTCCTGAGGAAGCTGGAGGGGGTGGTTGCATCTTTTTTCTGGAGCTCAGTGGGGCATGATAGGAAGGTGCATTGGGTAGCCTGGAGGGACATCTGCAGGCCGAAGCAGGAGGGAGGGCTGGGGATCAGACGGCTGTCAGAGGTGGGGGCGGCCTTATCCATGAAGTTGTGGTTCAGATTCAGAGAGCAGTGCACACAGTGGGCCAGATTCTTGAGGAGATCTTATTGTGGGACGGTGGACCCAGGTGTGGTGACTCTGAGGAGCAATGCTTCCCCCAGTTGGCGCAGGATGATTCAGACCAGAGCTGTGGCAGAGAGACAGATTGGGTGGATTATTGGGCAGGGTCACCTCAGCTTTTGGCATGACAGGTGGATGGAGAGGGGACCGTTGTCGGAGTGGTGTACAGTGCAGGGGCCTCCAGATGTCAGAGTGGACCGGTTTTTAGCAGATGGCAGCTGGAGTCAGGAGATACTTCAGAGGGTGCTGCCCTCATCAGTGGCGGAGGAGGTGACAGAGGTTCAGCTGAGGCCCGAGGAGGAGGATGTTATGCTGTGGCGACCCACCAGAGATGGGAGATTTACTACGAGGTCTGCTTGGGAGGCCTACAGGACTGCGCACCAGAGGGAGGATGTAGCGATAGTGACCTGGAGCAGACTCCTCCTCCCCACCATTTCCGTGTTCATTTGGAGGTTCTTTCGGAGACGACTGCCAGTGGACGTGATTTTACAGCAGCGTGGTGTATGCTTAGCGTCCAGATGCCAGTGCTGTGAGGCAGTGGAGTCATGGGAGCACCTGTTCTATGGGAGCCCGGTGGCAGGAGAGGTCTGGGGGTACTTTGGACATCTATTTGGGGTTGGCAGCTGGAGGGTGATGGAGAGATGGAGGGTAGGCACAGCTTGGAGCAGCactggttcggtgagggagatcaCCCCCATTTTGATTTGTTGGTTCCTGTGGACGGCCAGGAACGACTCCAAGCACAGGGGGCTGAGGCCAGAGGGACAGAAGATTATCAGGCAGATCACACAGTACTTGAGGGTCGGGATGGCATCTGGTATCATCAAGCCCAGGCACTGGAGGGGAGCTATCTCGGCAGCCCAGGCTATGGGGATTCAGGTGAGGATACGAACATTGCACACGGTCTCAGCAGTACACTGGAGGAGGCCTGATGATGGATGGTTCAAGCTCAACACAGATGGTTGTTCTAGAGGGAATCCAAGTGAGTCTTCTTACGGTGCTATTGTTCGAGATCAGAGTGGACAGGTGGTGGTGGCCAGGCAGGGAGTCCTTGGAGAGGGCTCCAATATCAGAGCGGAGCTTATGGCGATCCTGAGAGGCTTGGAGTTGTGTGTGGATAGGCAGCTCTCCCATATTTGGCTGGAGTCTGATTCCCTGGTGGCACTGCATATCATCAGGTCTTCTGGTATTTCCTGGGAGTTTCAGGAGGAGATCTTACGGATCAGAAGGCTTGTACGACAGCATGGGGTTAGATGTACACACATATATAGAGAGGGGAACGCGGCTGCAGACTTCCTCGCCAACCAGGCATATCAGGTGGAGGGGGAGAGGGTGATGGAGGGGCAGGAGATTGTTGGTTTGCTACTTGGTATTTGCAGGATGGACAGATTGGGCTTGCCGTATATCAGGAGCTCTTGCAAGCCAGGATAG
- the LOC122032246 gene encoding uncharacterized protein LOC122032246, whose product MGNCQAADTAAVVIQHRDGRLEKAYWSLPATRVMADNPGHYVASILTYTPRPSSPASHHHRGKPVEYLKLLRPDETLVVGHVYRLVSFEEVLREFASKRHVRLSRLLDKQEEKASSSTVKGDDRHGEMADSETVTVPAKREEHEAEAEVDKQLEEVAQGMKFCCNTPSGGATRRGQWKPALESIAEVGEQARK is encoded by the exons ATGGGGAATTGCCAGGCGGCAGATACGGCCGCAGTGGTGATCCAACACCGCGACGGCAGACTAGAGAAGGCCTACTGGTCTCTCCCCGCCACCCGAGTCATGGCGGACAACCCCGGCCACTACGTCGCTTCCATCCTCACCTACACCCCCCGCCCTTCTTCTCCCGCATCCCACCATCACCGAGGGAAGCCAGTGGAGTACCTTAAGCTGCTCCGCCCTGACGAAACCCTCGTCGTCGGCCACGTCTACCGCCTTGTCAGCTTCGAAG AGGTGTTGAGGGAGTTCGCATCGAAGAGACACGTCAGGCTCAGCCGGCTGCTCGACAAACAGGAAGAGAAAGCCAGCTCCAGTACCGTGAAAGGCGACGACAGACACGGAGAAATGGCGGACTCAGAAACTGTCACTGTCCCTGCG AAACGGGAAGAGCATGAAGCGGAGGCAGAAGTGGACAAGCAACTGGAGGAAGTGGCTCAAGGCATGAAGTTTTGCTGCAACACGCCGAGTGGTGGTGCCACACGCCGGGGGCAGTGGAAGCCAGCTCTGGAGAGCATTGCAGAGGTCGGAGAACAAGCACGAAAATAA
- the LOC122032666 gene encoding uncharacterized protein LOC122032666 has product MNRLVRQLSPSLPFVRSPPGPQASAGTFLFQTGGGLCGWFGARGIRVQVRNGNLDQALAIMERKMRESGMERLIKRQVGHHLKNSEKRVLARKNLELRIRSQDLGRKLRTILIKKIRGH; this is encoded by the exons ATGAATCGCCTGGTACGTCAGCTGTCCCCATCCCTACCGTTCGTACGGTCGCCGCCGGGTCCGCAGGCGTCGGCTGGAACGTTCCTCTTCCAGACGGGCGGCGGCCTCTGTGGGTGGTTTGGCGCACGGGGTATCCGGGTACAGGTGCGGAATGGAAACCTGGATCAGGCGCTGGCGATCATGGAGCGGAAGATGCGGGAGAGTGGGATGGAGCGTCTCATCAAGCGCCAGGTCGGTCATCACCTCAAGAACTCTGAGAAACGCGTCCTCGCCCGGAAGAACCTCGAGCTACGTATCCGCTCCCAGGATCTCGGCCGCAAGCTCCGCACTATTCTCATTAAAAAGATTAG aGGTCATTGA